Below is a window of Myxococcales bacterium DNA.
GGCTTCGTCACGCCTTGGGCGGAGAGGGCTTCAAGTGCGGCCCCGGCCACGATCTCCAGCGCCAACAGCGTGCAGCGCTTCGCCAGCATGTGGTCCAATTCCTCCAGGAGAAGGTCGTACGTTTCTGCTGGCGTCAGGCATCGACTCGGGCCGATGTGAGCCTTCAAAAACGCCATGGCCTCGCTCCGCATGCGCGCGAGCGCCTGCGTGGCACGCCGCGACAGCGCTTCGCGGTCTTCCTCTGGTTCAATCGCATGGGCGACCGCTTCTAGGATGGGGGCCAGGCTGCTGATCGCGTGCTCACCGGACGATTCGGCCTCACGGCCCAGCACCCAGACCGCCGTTGACAGCTGGTCGCGCGAATTCGCTGCGCGCTTCGTGATCCGCTTGGCCACACTCATGTCTACACCGCCCCCAAACGCGAAGCACTGAACGCGCAACTGTGTCGCCAACTGTCTCGTGGCGCTTTTGGGCGAAAACTTCGAGTGACGAAAAGCTGAGCGATCTTCGTGAGTGGCCCCTCCGAGACTCGAACTCGGATGTCCTTACGGACTGAGGATTTTAAATCCCCTGCGTCTGCCATTCCGCCAAGGGGCCGCGCCACTGATACGCGCTGATTTAGCACAAGCGCCGACCCGAGCGCCTCACTCGTACGACAGCTTCGGGTGGAACCTCGCGCCTCGACCCTCGGGCGTGAGATCGAGCACGTTCCAGAGCGGCCACAGCAGATCGACGTGGCGGCTCCCCTGTCCCGTCACGCTCTTTTCGTAGAGCAGCTCGGAGCCCCAGAAGTGGTGCACCCCGTCCGGCTGTTTCACGAACACGTTGGCCATTGGCCACTGGTTGCCCTGCGCGTCTTCGCCGAAGTAGTCGCGGTTGTAGCTGTTGTTCGCCGACGACAGCAGGCCGAGTCGGGTCCATGCGCGCGTCTCGGCAAAATCCATGATGCGGTTGATGGGGGAACGTGCCACGACCGCCAAGCTCGTGCGCTGCCTGATGTGGTCGGCT
It encodes the following:
- a CDS encoding DUF899 family protein, producing the protein MPKFPNEPAEYRAARQELLAAEANLRDELERVAALRRALPMGGRVTEDYLFETLVEGAATTLRLSELFADGQSTLFLYSFMYGPNAERPCPLCTSMLDGLNGQADHIRQRTSLAVVARSPINRIMDFAETRAWTRLGLLSSANNSYNRDYFGEDAQGNQWPMANVFVKQPDGVHHFWGSELLYEKSVTGQGSRHVDLLWPLWNVLDLTPEGRGARFHPKLSYE